The proteins below come from a single Isoptericola dokdonensis DS-3 genomic window:
- a CDS encoding phage holin family protein, which yields MNFILRVLATGLALWLCDLIFDSVEIFPTDDVLGYILSLAGVAVVFSLVSMVVKPIVTILSIPLLILTLGLFYLLINAFMLWLTTWLTSQDWLGDWGMTIDGGFWWYLWVALILAVLQALVGLVVPNGDRD from the coding sequence ATGAACTTCATCCTGCGAGTCCTCGCGACGGGCCTGGCGCTCTGGCTGTGCGACCTGATCTTCGACAGCGTGGAGATCTTCCCGACCGACGACGTCCTCGGCTACATCCTGAGCCTGGCGGGCGTCGCGGTCGTCTTCTCCCTGGTGTCGATGGTCGTGAAGCCGATCGTGACGATCCTGTCCATCCCGCTGCTCATCCTCACGCTCGGGCTGTTCTACCTCCTCATCAACGCCTTCATGCTCTGGCTGACGACCTGGCTGACGAGCCAGGACTGGCTGGGCGACTGGGGCATGACGATCGACGGCGGGTTCTGGTGGTACCTGTGGGTCGCCCTGATCCTGGCGGTCCTGCAGGCACTGGTCGGCCTGGTGGTCCCGAACGGCGACCGCGACTGA
- a CDS encoding pyruvate dehydrogenase, with product MARTVAEHLVDQLVAAGVERIYGIVGDSLNPVVDAVRRTEGIDWVHVRHEEAAAFAAAAEAEVTGKLAVCAGSCGPGNLHLINGLYDANRSGLPVLAIASHIPSPQIGTKFFQETHPDRLFNEASVFSEMISTPAQLPRVTRSAIQHALAAPGVAVLTLPGDVADEHVPDDAAPILIPGACPARIVPQDADVAALAEAIAAARKVMLFVGAGARGSRDEVLQLADLAAAPVGHSLRGKEIIQYDNPHDVGMSGLLGYGSCHEAMHSADLLILVGTDFPYDSFLPADVPTAQIDVDASHLGRRTRLDIPVHGDVGETLRLLNPRLERKRDRKFLRSMVDKHAKLMNKVVGAYTRNVEKHTPIHPEYAAVVLDEAAADDAVFTVDTGMNNVWAARYLTPNGKRRVIGSFIHGSMANALPHAIGAAFAQPGRQVVALAGDGGLSMLLGELITARVYDLPVKVVVFNNATLGMVKLEMLVEGLPSYGTDSPEVDYSAIGTAVGIPSTRVTKPKDLAKAFANAFATDGPALVEVMTDPNALSIPPSITSGQVRGFATAMTKQVLGGGMGEVMSMARSNLRNLPR from the coding sequence ATGGCCCGCACCGTCGCCGAACACCTTGTCGACCAGCTCGTCGCCGCGGGTGTGGAACGCATCTACGGGATCGTCGGGGACTCGCTGAACCCGGTGGTGGACGCGGTGCGCCGCACCGAGGGCATCGACTGGGTGCACGTGCGGCACGAGGAGGCGGCGGCGTTCGCCGCGGCGGCCGAGGCCGAGGTGACCGGGAAGCTCGCGGTGTGCGCCGGGTCGTGCGGGCCGGGCAACCTGCACCTCATCAACGGCCTGTACGACGCGAACCGCTCGGGCCTGCCCGTGCTGGCGATCGCCTCCCACATCCCCAGCCCGCAGATCGGCACGAAGTTCTTCCAGGAGACCCACCCGGACCGCCTGTTCAACGAGGCGTCGGTGTTCTCCGAGATGATCTCCACGCCGGCGCAGCTCCCCCGCGTGACACGTTCGGCGATCCAGCACGCGCTCGCCGCGCCGGGGGTCGCCGTCCTCACCCTGCCCGGCGACGTCGCGGACGAGCACGTGCCCGACGACGCCGCCCCGATCCTCATCCCCGGGGCGTGCCCGGCGCGCATCGTCCCGCAGGACGCCGACGTCGCCGCGCTCGCCGAGGCGATCGCCGCGGCCCGCAAGGTCATGCTGTTCGTCGGGGCCGGGGCGCGCGGCTCCCGCGACGAGGTGCTGCAGCTCGCGGACCTCGCGGCCGCACCGGTCGGGCACTCGCTGCGCGGCAAGGAGATCATCCAGTACGACAACCCCCACGACGTCGGCATGTCCGGCCTGCTGGGGTACGGGTCGTGCCACGAGGCGATGCACTCCGCGGACCTGCTGATCCTGGTCGGCACCGACTTCCCGTACGACTCGTTCCTGCCCGCGGACGTCCCGACCGCGCAGATCGACGTCGACGCCTCGCACCTGGGCCGGCGCACCCGCCTGGACATCCCCGTGCACGGCGACGTCGGCGAGACGCTGCGGCTGCTCAACCCCCGCCTCGAGCGCAAGCGTGACCGCAAGTTCCTGCGCTCGATGGTGGACAAGCACGCGAAGCTCATGAACAAGGTCGTGGGGGCCTACACGCGCAACGTGGAGAAGCACACGCCGATCCACCCGGAGTACGCGGCCGTCGTGCTGGACGAGGCGGCGGCCGACGACGCCGTGTTCACCGTCGACACCGGCATGAACAACGTGTGGGCCGCCCGGTACCTCACGCCCAACGGGAAGCGGCGCGTCATCGGGTCGTTCATCCACGGGTCGATGGCGAACGCGCTGCCGCACGCCATCGGTGCCGCGTTCGCGCAGCCCGGCCGCCAGGTGGTGGCGCTCGCCGGGGACGGCGGCCTGTCGATGCTGCTCGGCGAGCTCATCACCGCACGCGTGTACGACCTGCCCGTGAAGGTCGTCGTCTTCAACAACGCCACGCTCGGCATGGTGAAGCTGGAGATGCTGGTCGAGGGCCTGCCGTCGTACGGCACCGACTCCCCCGAGGTCGACTACAGCGCGATCGGCACCGCCGTCGGCATCCCCTCGACGCGCGTGACGAAGCCGAAGGACCTCGCCAAGGCGTTCGCGAACGCGTTCGCCACCGACGGGCCCGCGCTGGTCGAGGTCATGACCGACCCCAACGCGCTGTCCATCCCGCCGTCGATCACGTCCGGGCAGGTGCGCGGGTTCGCCACCGCCATGACCAAGCAGGTCCTCGGTGGCGGCATGGGCGAGGTCATGTCGATGGCCCGCTCCAACCTGCGCAACCTGCCCCGCTGA
- a CDS encoding SDR family oxidoreductase, whose translation MKVVVIGALGKVARLLVPLLADGGAGPGVDVAGVVRKPEQVDRVADLGGEPVLLDVGSASTDEIARALQGADAVVWSAGAGGGSPERTYAVDRDAAIRSMDAAAQAGVRRYVMVSWIGSVPEHGVPADSSFFPYADAKLAADDHLRGTDLDWTILGPGTLTDGPPTGRIRVLGAGEHIGQGGGEVPRADVAQVAAAALRIPETVGQFVRFSTGDVTIPAALRDLP comes from the coding sequence ATGAAGGTCGTCGTCATCGGTGCGCTCGGCAAGGTCGCCCGGCTGCTCGTCCCGCTCCTGGCCGACGGCGGTGCGGGCCCCGGCGTCGACGTCGCGGGCGTGGTGCGCAAGCCCGAGCAGGTGGACCGCGTGGCCGACCTCGGCGGCGAGCCCGTGCTGCTCGACGTCGGGTCGGCGTCGACCGACGAGATCGCGCGTGCGCTCCAGGGCGCCGACGCCGTCGTCTGGTCCGCGGGCGCCGGCGGCGGGAGCCCCGAGCGCACCTACGCCGTCGACCGTGACGCCGCGATCCGCTCCATGGACGCCGCCGCGCAGGCGGGGGTGCGGCGATACGTCATGGTGTCGTGGATCGGGTCGGTCCCCGAGCACGGGGTGCCCGCCGACTCGTCGTTCTTCCCCTACGCGGACGCCAAGCTCGCCGCCGACGACCACCTGCGCGGCACCGACCTCGACTGGACGATCCTCGGCCCCGGCACCCTCACCGACGGCCCGCCCACCGGGCGCATCCGGGTGCTCGGCGCCGGCGAGCACATCGGTCAGGGCGGGGGCGAGGTCCCGCGCGCCGACGTCGCGCAGGTCGCCGCCGCGGCGCTGCGCATCCCCGAGACGGTCGGGCAGTTCGTGCGCTTCTCCACCGGCGACGTCACCATCCCGGCGGCGCTGCGCGACCTGCCCTGA
- the hisC gene encoding histidinol-phosphate transaminase, translating into MTTPAADPASSTVPLRAAIAALPAYVPGARPTGAAWKLSSNENPYPPLTSVLAAIQSAATDVNRYPDMYATELVETVAGYVGVDAAQVVVGNGSVAVLQHVLEAVVEPGDEVLFPWRSFEAYPIITAVAGGVPVTVPVGADGRLDLPAMAAAVTERTRVVLVCTPNNPTGPVVHADELERFLAVVPRDVLVVVDEAYLEFVRDEQAPDALAVLRDNPNVVVLRTLSKAYGLAGLRVGYALAEPRLAAGIRAASTPFGVNHLAQRAAIAALQPPAQAEMAQHVDALVAERTRMWDALRAQGWEVPVTHANFVWLATGERTGELAAAATAAGVLVRPFAGEGIRVSIGEVAANDAFLELAATWR; encoded by the coding sequence GTGACCACCCCTGCCGCAGACCCCGCGTCGTCCACCGTCCCGCTGCGTGCCGCGATCGCGGCGCTGCCCGCCTACGTGCCGGGCGCCCGCCCGACCGGGGCCGCGTGGAAGCTGTCGTCGAACGAGAACCCGTACCCGCCGCTGACGTCCGTGCTCGCCGCGATCCAGTCCGCGGCCACCGACGTCAACCGGTACCCGGACATGTACGCCACCGAGCTGGTGGAGACCGTCGCCGGGTACGTCGGGGTGGACGCCGCGCAGGTCGTCGTCGGCAACGGTTCCGTGGCCGTGCTCCAGCACGTGCTGGAGGCCGTCGTCGAGCCCGGTGACGAGGTGCTGTTCCCCTGGCGCTCCTTCGAGGCCTACCCGATCATCACCGCCGTCGCGGGCGGCGTGCCCGTCACGGTGCCGGTGGGCGCCGACGGCCGGCTCGACCTGCCCGCCATGGCCGCCGCCGTCACCGAGCGCACCCGCGTCGTCCTGGTCTGCACGCCCAACAACCCGACCGGTCCGGTCGTGCACGCCGACGAGCTGGAGCGGTTCCTCGCCGTCGTCCCGCGCGACGTGCTCGTCGTCGTCGACGAGGCCTACCTGGAGTTCGTGCGCGACGAGCAGGCGCCCGACGCGCTGGCCGTGCTGCGCGACAACCCGAACGTCGTCGTGCTGCGCACCCTGTCCAAGGCCTACGGCCTCGCCGGCCTGCGCGTCGGCTACGCGCTGGCCGAGCCGCGCCTCGCCGCGGGCATCCGGGCGGCGTCCACGCCGTTCGGCGTCAACCACCTCGCCCAGCGGGCCGCCATCGCCGCGCTCCAGCCGCCCGCGCAGGCCGAGATGGCGCAGCACGTCGACGCCCTCGTCGCCGAGCGCACCCGAATGTGGGACGCGTTGCGTGCGCAGGGCTGGGAGGTCCCGGTCACGCACGCCAACTTCGTCTGGCTGGCCACCGGGGAACGGACCGGCGAGCTCGCCGCCGCCGCGACCGCCGCCGGCGTGCTCGTGCGTCCCTTCGCGGGCGAGGGCATCCGCGTCAGCATCGGCGAGGTCGCCGCCAACGATGCGTTCCTGGAGCTCGCCGCCACCTGGCGCTGA
- a CDS encoding DUF805 domain-containing protein, translated as MDSVDYDQLSDDYGWLVGGAALAVYLVFLVVVMIAYVRVIQKAGYSGWWVLIGLVPVVNVIMFLVFAFSRWPVLRELDATRSGQPYQR; from the coding sequence ATGGACTCCGTGGACTACGACCAGCTCTCCGACGACTACGGCTGGCTCGTCGGCGGGGCGGCGCTGGCCGTCTACCTCGTCTTCCTGGTCGTCGTGATGATCGCGTACGTCCGCGTCATCCAGAAGGCCGGCTACTCGGGCTGGTGGGTGCTGATCGGGCTGGTGCCGGTCGTCAACGTGATCATGTTCCTGGTGTTCGCGTTCTCGCGGTGGCCGGTGCTGCGCGAGCTGGACGCGACGCGGTCCGGGCAGCCGTACCAGCGCTGA
- the pdhA gene encoding pyruvate dehydrogenase (acetyl-transferring) E1 component subunit alpha, which produces MPHHATDGADDAPVDVTPLVQLVTPTGERIVEPDNAGDLDHAAYAARVAHLTGDDLRAMYRDMILTRRFDDEATALQRQGELALFAQSMGQEAAQVGPAHALSRQDVIFPSYREHGMLHVRGIDPVDRLRLYRGVDHGGWDPAEFNVNVYTLVIGSQALHATGYAMGVQRDGAVGTGDPARDTAVVACFGDGATSQGDVNEALVFAAVNDAPVVFWCQNNQWAISEPTTRQSRVPLYRRGEGFGVPSVRVDGNDVLACYAVMAEALERAHAGHGPTFVEAYTYRMGAHTTSDDPTRYRERAEEEYWRRRDPIDRLAALLRAEGHWDDDWSAALDAEADALGETLRAGVRALDGPPAATMFDHVYATEHAQVTAEREWFARYESETAQAAGAEEVAR; this is translated from the coding sequence GTGCCGCACCATGCCACCGACGGGGCCGACGACGCTCCCGTCGACGTCACCCCGCTCGTCCAGCTCGTCACCCCCACCGGCGAGCGGATCGTCGAACCCGACAACGCCGGGGACCTCGACCACGCGGCCTACGCGGCCCGCGTCGCGCACCTGACCGGTGACGACCTTCGCGCGATGTACCGCGACATGATCCTCACCCGGCGGTTCGACGACGAGGCCACCGCGCTGCAGCGCCAGGGCGAGCTCGCGCTGTTCGCGCAGTCGATGGGCCAGGAGGCCGCCCAGGTGGGCCCGGCGCACGCACTGTCCCGCCAGGACGTGATCTTCCCGTCGTACCGCGAGCACGGCATGCTGCACGTGCGCGGCATCGACCCGGTGGACCGCCTGCGCCTGTACCGCGGCGTGGACCACGGCGGCTGGGACCCGGCCGAGTTCAACGTGAACGTGTACACGCTCGTCATCGGCTCGCAGGCGCTGCACGCGACCGGCTACGCGATGGGCGTGCAGCGGGACGGTGCTGTCGGCACGGGCGACCCGGCCCGGGACACCGCCGTCGTGGCGTGCTTCGGCGACGGCGCCACGAGCCAGGGCGACGTCAACGAGGCGCTGGTGTTCGCCGCCGTCAACGACGCCCCCGTGGTCTTCTGGTGCCAGAACAACCAGTGGGCGATCTCCGAGCCCACGACCCGCCAGTCCCGCGTGCCGCTGTACCGGCGCGGCGAGGGGTTCGGCGTGCCGAGCGTGCGGGTGGACGGCAACGACGTGCTGGCCTGCTACGCCGTGATGGCGGAGGCGCTGGAGCGCGCTCACGCGGGTCACGGCCCCACGTTCGTCGAGGCGTACACCTACCGGATGGGCGCCCACACCACTTCTGACGACCCGACCCGGTACCGGGAGCGCGCCGAGGAGGAGTACTGGCGCCGGCGCGACCCGATCGACCGGCTGGCGGCGCTGCTGCGCGCCGAGGGGCACTGGGACGACGACTGGTCCGCCGCGCTGGACGCCGAGGCCGACGCGCTGGGCGAGACGCTGCGCGCCGGTGTCCGCGCCCTCGACGGCCCGCCCGCCGCCACGATGTTCGACCACGTGTACGCCACCGAGCACGCGCAGGTCACCGCCGAGCGCGAGTGGTTCGCACGCTACGAGTCCGAGACGGCGCAGGCCGCCGGCGCCGAGGAGGTCGCCCGATGA
- a CDS encoding DeoR/GlpR family DNA-binding transcription regulator produces MLAAQRREHLLEVLHRDGKIVAKTVAADLGISEDSIRRDLRDLAAEGLCQRVYGGALPVSPALADYAGRQEVAVDSKRLVAATAVGLIDPGSTVLLDGGTTALAITAVLPADLRCTVVTHSPTIAAALVAHPTVDVFVIGGKLFKHSAVASGAAAVEAARQVSADVFFLGVTGVHPDAGLTTGDADEAAMKRLLASRAAETYVLGSAEKIGAASPYSVLPFDAVTAVITDAPAGSGVVDRLRDHVRVVHAGEPSQ; encoded by the coding sequence ATGCTGGCTGCCCAGCGCCGTGAGCACCTCCTCGAGGTGCTCCACCGGGACGGGAAGATCGTCGCCAAGACCGTCGCCGCCGACCTCGGGATCTCCGAGGACAGCATTCGTCGCGACCTGCGCGACCTCGCCGCCGAGGGCCTGTGCCAGCGCGTCTACGGCGGAGCGCTCCCGGTCTCGCCGGCGCTCGCCGACTACGCCGGGCGGCAGGAGGTCGCCGTCGACAGCAAGCGGCTCGTCGCCGCGACCGCCGTCGGCCTCATCGACCCGGGCAGCACCGTGCTCCTCGACGGCGGCACCACCGCCCTCGCGATCACCGCAGTGCTGCCCGCAGACCTGCGCTGCACCGTCGTCACGCACAGCCCGACCATCGCCGCGGCCCTCGTCGCCCACCCGACCGTCGACGTGTTCGTCATCGGCGGCAAGCTGTTCAAGCACTCCGCCGTCGCCTCGGGCGCCGCCGCCGTGGAGGCCGCCCGGCAGGTCTCCGCCGACGTGTTCTTCCTCGGTGTCACCGGCGTCCACCCCGACGCCGGGCTGACCACCGGCGACGCCGACGAGGCCGCGATGAAGCGGCTGCTGGCCTCCCGGGCCGCCGAGACCTACGTGCTCGGGTCCGCCGAGAAGATCGGTGCCGCGTCGCCGTACTCCGTGCTGCCGTTCGACGCCGTGACGGCGGTCATCACGGACGCGCCGGCCGGGTCCGGCGTCGTCGACCGGCTCCGCGACCACGTCCGTGTGGTGCACGCCGGGGAGCCGTCGCAATGA
- a CDS encoding pyridoxal phosphate-dependent aminotransferase, whose amino-acid sequence MRTIRQSNKLRGVRYDVRGPILAEAQRLEAEGHRILKLNIGNTAPFGFEAPESIVASMTHHLTEAQGYSDSRGIWSARTAVAQYYQSCGLRDTSVEDVFIGNGVSELISMVLQAFVDEGNEILVPAPDYPLWTGAVSLTGGTPVHYRCDEANGWMPDLEDIESKITENTHAIVIINPNNPTGAVYSKEMVEALVDIARRHDLVVFSDEIYEKILFDDAVHHHAAKAAGDDVLCLTFSGLSKAYRVCGYRAGWVMVSGPQERATEFLEGLTLLANMRMCANVPGQHAIQTALGGYQSIDELIVPGGRFHEQAMLADRLLNEIPGVTSVRPRGALYCFPRLDPEVYKIDDDEAFVIDLLRAKKILVTHGTGFNWFEPDHFRLVTLPDVEVLEEAIGRIAEFLAQRR is encoded by the coding sequence GTGCGTACCATCCGGCAGAGCAACAAGCTTCGGGGCGTCCGATACGACGTCCGCGGTCCGATCCTGGCCGAGGCCCAGCGCCTCGAGGCAGAGGGCCACCGCATCCTCAAGCTGAACATCGGCAACACGGCACCGTTCGGCTTCGAGGCGCCGGAGTCGATCGTCGCGTCGATGACCCACCACCTCACCGAGGCCCAGGGGTACAGCGACTCGCGCGGCATCTGGTCGGCACGCACCGCGGTCGCGCAGTACTACCAGTCGTGCGGGCTGCGGGACACGTCGGTGGAGGACGTCTTCATCGGCAACGGGGTGTCCGAGCTCATCTCGATGGTGCTGCAGGCGTTCGTCGACGAGGGGAACGAGATCCTCGTCCCCGCGCCCGACTACCCGCTGTGGACGGGCGCGGTGTCGCTGACCGGCGGCACGCCGGTGCACTACCGGTGCGACGAGGCGAACGGCTGGATGCCGGACCTCGAGGACATCGAGTCGAAGATCACGGAGAACACGCACGCCATCGTCATCATCAACCCGAACAACCCGACGGGTGCGGTGTACAGCAAGGAGATGGTGGAGGCGCTGGTCGACATCGCCCGCCGTCACGACCTCGTCGTCTTCTCCGACGAGATCTACGAGAAGATCCTGTTCGACGACGCCGTGCACCACCACGCGGCCAAGGCGGCGGGCGACGACGTCCTCTGCCTGACCTTCTCCGGCCTGTCGAAGGCCTACCGGGTGTGCGGCTACCGGGCCGGCTGGGTCATGGTCTCGGGCCCGCAGGAGCGGGCGACGGAGTTCCTCGAGGGGCTCACGCTGCTGGCCAACATGCGCATGTGCGCCAACGTGCCGGGCCAGCACGCCATCCAGACGGCGCTCGGCGGCTACCAGTCGATCGACGAGCTCATCGTGCCGGGCGGGCGGTTCCACGAGCAGGCGATGCTCGCCGACAGGCTGCTCAACGAGATCCCGGGCGTGACGTCGGTGCGGCCGCGCGGCGCGCTGTACTGCTTCCCGCGGCTCGACCCCGAGGTCTACAAGATCGACGACGACGAGGCGTTCGTCATCGACCTGCTGCGGGCCAAGAAGATCCTCGTCACGCACGGCACCGGGTTCAACTGGTTCGAGCCGGACCACTTCCGTCTCGTCACGCTGCCCGACGTCGAGGTGCTGGAGGAGGCCATCGGCCGGATCGCGGAGTTCCTGGCGCAGCGTCGCTAG
- a CDS encoding NUDIX hydrolase — protein MTPMLILVAGPYQSGTDGDPARMRANLDRLEAAAWPIFQAGHVPMIGEWVALPVLRSAGATVHDPLANDVMYPTAQRLLQHCDGVLRLPGESRGADQDVAIARERGIPVWFDVADVPRITPEQSAA, from the coding sequence ATGACACCGATGCTCATCCTCGTCGCCGGCCCCTACCAGTCCGGCACCGACGGCGACCCCGCCAGGATGCGGGCCAACCTCGACCGCCTCGAGGCCGCCGCCTGGCCGATCTTCCAGGCCGGCCACGTCCCCATGATCGGCGAGTGGGTCGCGCTGCCCGTGCTCCGCTCCGCCGGCGCGACCGTGCACGACCCCCTCGCGAACGACGTCATGTACCCGACCGCCCAGCGCCTCCTGCAGCACTGCGACGGCGTCCTGCGCCTCCCCGGCGAGTCCCGCGGCGCCGACCAGGACGTCGCCATCGCCCGCGAGCGCGGCATCCCCGTGTGGTTCGACGTCGCCGACGTCCCGCGGATCACCCCGGAGCAGTCGGCGGCCTGA
- a CDS encoding VOC family protein, translated as MPGIHHLELWVRDAGAAEPAWSWLLGRLGFVLDQVWPEGRSWSCGGAYLTLTESPNLSGDTHDRRRPGLNHVAFHGGTPDDVDVLMVEATEHGWTPLYADRYPRAGGPAHYAGWLEDVDGFKVEVVASGGAR; from the coding sequence GTGCCGGGAATCCACCACCTCGAGCTCTGGGTGCGCGACGCGGGCGCTGCTGAACCTGCCTGGTCCTGGTTGCTGGGCAGACTCGGGTTTGTCCTCGACCAGGTGTGGCCCGAGGGCCGGTCGTGGTCGTGTGGCGGCGCGTACCTGACGCTCACAGAGTCGCCAAACCTCTCCGGCGACACGCATGACCGGCGGCGGCCCGGCCTCAACCACGTCGCCTTTCACGGCGGCACGCCCGACGACGTCGACGTGCTGATGGTAGAGGCCACAGAGCACGGGTGGACGCCGCTGTACGCAGACAGGTATCCGCGCGCAGGCGGACCGGCCCATTACGCCGGGTGGCTGGAGGACGTTGACGGCTTCAAGGTGGAGGTCGTCGCGTCGGGCGGAGCGCGCTGA